Proteins from a single region of Hymenobacter aquaticus:
- the hisD gene encoding histidinol dehydrogenase, whose protein sequence is MQVIHYPSQAEWAALQQRPAAGEARQVEERVRQIFDDVRQRGDEALRHYAQELDGAALTDLRVTAEEVTAAVAQVPAALQTAIRQAHANLWKFHLTQREEITRVETMPGVTCWRKSVPVQRVGLYIPGGTAPLFSTLLMLGVPARLAGCPEIVLCTPPQKDGSVNPVILFTAQLLGISTIIKAGGAQGVAALAGGTGSVPAVDKIFGPGNRYVTAAKQLAAQRGVAIDLPAGPSEVLVIADKTASPAFVAADLLSQAEHGPDSQVMLLTDSVELLPQVTAEIERQLAQLPRREVAALALGESRAVLLRTPEEMLFFSNQYAPEHLILAVRNAEELAEGVTSAGSVFLGHLTPEAAGDYASGTNHTLPTGGYARNYSGVSLDSFVKKITFQRITAEGLLHVGPVVETMAEAEGLRAHARAVTLRLESLLGDNA, encoded by the coding sequence ATGCAAGTAATTCACTATCCGAGTCAGGCTGAATGGGCGGCGCTGCAGCAGCGGCCCGCCGCCGGGGAAGCCCGGCAGGTGGAGGAGCGCGTGCGCCAGATCTTCGACGACGTGCGCCAGCGCGGCGACGAGGCCCTGCGCCACTACGCCCAGGAGCTGGACGGCGCCGCCCTGACCGACCTGCGCGTGACGGCCGAAGAAGTAACGGCCGCCGTGGCCCAGGTGCCCGCCGCGCTGCAAACCGCCATCCGGCAGGCCCACGCCAACCTGTGGAAGTTCCACTTGACCCAGCGCGAAGAAATCACCAGGGTAGAAACCATGCCCGGGGTGACCTGCTGGCGCAAGTCGGTGCCGGTGCAGCGGGTGGGCCTCTACATTCCCGGGGGCACGGCCCCGCTGTTCAGCACCCTGCTGATGCTGGGCGTGCCGGCCCGCCTGGCCGGCTGCCCGGAAATCGTGCTGTGCACGCCCCCGCAGAAAGACGGCTCGGTGAATCCGGTGATTCTGTTCACGGCCCAGCTGCTGGGCATCAGCACCATCATCAAAGCCGGCGGGGCCCAGGGCGTGGCCGCCCTGGCCGGCGGCACCGGGAGCGTGCCAGCCGTGGATAAGATCTTCGGGCCCGGCAACCGCTACGTGACGGCCGCCAAGCAGCTGGCCGCCCAGCGCGGGGTGGCCATCGACCTGCCCGCCGGCCCGTCGGAGGTGTTGGTGATTGCCGACAAAACCGCCAGCCCGGCTTTCGTGGCCGCCGATTTGCTTTCCCAGGCCGAGCACGGCCCCGACTCGCAGGTGATGCTGCTCACGGACTCGGTGGAGCTGCTGCCGCAGGTGACGGCCGAGATTGAGCGGCAGCTGGCCCAGCTGCCCCGGCGCGAAGTGGCCGCCCTGGCCCTGGGCGAAAGCCGGGCCGTGCTGCTGCGCACGCCGGAGGAAATGCTGTTTTTCTCGAACCAGTACGCCCCCGAGCACCTGATCCTGGCCGTGCGCAACGCCGAGGAGCTGGCCGAAGGCGTGACCAGCGCCGGCTCGGTGTTCCTGGGTCACCTCACGCCCGAAGCCGCCGGCGACTATGCCTCCGGTACCAACCACACGCTGCCCACCGGGGGCTACGCCCGCAACTACAGCGGCGTGTCGCTGGATTCGTTCGTGAAGAAAATCACCTTCCAGCGCATCACGGCCGAAGGCCTGCTGCACGTGGGCCCGGTGGTCGAAACCATGGCCGAAGCCGAAGGCCTGCGCGCCCACGCCCGGGCCGTGACCCTGCGCCTGGAAAGCCTACTGGGCGACAACGCCTGA
- the hisG gene encoding ATP phosphoribosyltransferase, whose product MIRLAIQKSGRLSEDSLTLIRECGISFMSSSYKLKTEATNFPLEILFLRDDDIPGYVQDGVADLGIVGQNVLVEAGFPDLEVEKLGFSKCRLSLAILRSEAYSSVADLQGKNIATSYPQILGRYLAGEGVQANLHTISGSVEIAPSIGLADAICDIVSSGSTLLGNGLREVETVFRSEAVLIANQTLSAEKQALLEQLQFRMQSVRRARRNKYILLNAPVASLEAVKALLPGIKSPTVTPLAEEGWVSVQSVVNEDDFWHITGQLKAVGAEGILVLPIEKMIS is encoded by the coding sequence ATGATTCGTCTGGCCATTCAGAAATCAGGTCGCCTGAGCGAGGATTCGCTTACTCTCATCCGGGAGTGCGGCATTTCCTTCATGAGCAGCTCCTACAAGCTCAAAACCGAAGCCACTAACTTTCCCTTGGAAATCCTGTTTCTGCGCGACGACGACATTCCCGGCTACGTGCAGGACGGCGTGGCCGACCTGGGCATCGTGGGGCAGAACGTGCTGGTCGAAGCCGGCTTCCCGGACCTGGAAGTCGAAAAGCTGGGTTTCAGCAAGTGCCGCCTGTCGCTGGCCATCCTGCGCTCGGAGGCCTACAGCTCGGTAGCCGATTTGCAGGGCAAGAACATTGCCACCTCGTACCCGCAGATTCTGGGCCGCTACCTGGCCGGCGAAGGCGTGCAGGCCAACCTGCACACGATCAGCGGCTCGGTGGAAATTGCCCCCAGCATCGGCCTGGCCGACGCCATCTGCGACATCGTGTCCTCGGGCTCGACGCTGCTGGGCAACGGCCTGCGCGAGGTGGAAACCGTGTTCCGCTCCGAGGCCGTGCTCATTGCCAACCAGACGCTGAGCGCCGAAAAGCAGGCGCTGCTCGAACAGTTGCAGTTCCGGATGCAGTCGGTGCGCCGGGCCCGCCGCAACAAGTACATCCTGCTCAACGCCCCGGTGGCTTCCCTGGAGGCGGTGAAGGCTTTGCTGCCCGGCATCAAGTCGCCCACGGTGACGCCCCTGGCCGAGGAAGGCTGGGTATCGGTGCAGTCGGTGGTGAATGAGGACGACTTCTGGCACATCACCGGCCAGCTCAAGGCCGTCGGCGCCGAAGGCATCCTGGTATTGCCCATCGAAAAGATGATTTCTTAA
- a CDS encoding DUF2911 domain-containing protein yields the protein MLPLRSFVSATGRLGLLLALAGSISAAPAQAQMPDSLTSPTPAGPTVRGPELPLPQASPHAVVLQTIGLTDVTVDYHTPTVRGRAIWGQLVPYGQVWRAGANENTIVSFSDPVSLNGQAVPAGKYSFYILPKSDQDWELILNRVINHWGNEGYDARADQLRVPVVPETSSMHENLVYWFSEVKPNSGRLNLSWEKRTVSLLIETDVHAKALAGIQKVLAAHPENWQLLAQAADYLVQNNIQAELALQYINESLRLKEAYTNTWIKARLLASKQDYGTAIVYGRRALKLGEKDDPNFRNVQPNMRITLTEWQSKAY from the coding sequence ATGCTTCCCCTCCGTTCGTTTGTTTCCGCTACCGGCCGGCTGGGCCTACTGCTGGCGCTGGCCGGTAGTATTTCCGCCGCCCCCGCCCAGGCCCAGATGCCTGACTCGCTGACCTCGCCCACGCCGGCGGGCCCCACGGTGCGGGGCCCCGAGCTGCCCCTGCCCCAGGCCAGCCCCCACGCCGTGGTGCTCCAGACCATCGGCCTGACCGACGTCACGGTGGATTACCATACGCCCACGGTGCGGGGCCGCGCCATCTGGGGCCAGCTCGTCCCCTACGGACAGGTGTGGCGGGCCGGGGCCAACGAAAACACGATAGTCTCCTTCTCCGACCCGGTTTCGCTCAACGGCCAGGCCGTGCCGGCCGGCAAGTACTCGTTTTACATTCTGCCCAAGTCGGACCAGGACTGGGAACTGATTTTGAACCGGGTCATCAACCACTGGGGCAACGAGGGCTACGACGCCCGCGCCGACCAGCTGCGCGTGCCGGTCGTGCCGGAAACGTCTTCCATGCACGAAAACCTGGTGTACTGGTTTTCGGAGGTGAAGCCCAATAGCGGCCGGCTGAACCTGTCCTGGGAAAAGCGCACGGTCAGCCTGCTCATCGAAACCGACGTGCACGCCAAGGCCCTGGCCGGCATCCAGAAAGTGCTGGCGGCCCACCCCGAAAACTGGCAGCTGCTGGCCCAGGCCGCCGACTACCTGGTGCAGAACAACATTCAGGCGGAGCTGGCCCTGCAGTACATCAACGAGTCGCTGCGGCTCAAGGAAGCTTACACCAACACCTGGATTAAGGCCCGGCTGCTGGCCTCCAAGCAGGATTACGGCACGGCCATCGTCTACGGCCGCCGCGCCCTGAAGCTGGGCGAAAAGGACGACCCCAACTTCCGCAACGTGCAGCCCAACATGCGCATTACGCTCACTGAGTGGCAAAGCAAGGCGTATTAG
- a CDS encoding TonB-dependent receptor, giving the protein MQHSYVFQTTLRASLLSAVLLVAAGPTARAQQTARVLITGTITDASGAPLEQVSLGIEGQPGGTNTDDKGRFALSVVRPLGGKQPTLVARRLGYQAQRIVLNLSETRELTITLALDTRALKNVTVRARNDEADTREQVSVIRLDPRAVKELPSAFGDFNKILTTLPGVVANNELTSTYTVRGGNYDENLVYVNGIEVYRPFLVTSAQQEGLSFVNPDLVDRIEFSSGGWQPKYGDRLSSVLSIEYKKPQKFGGSATASLVGGSMHVEATSPNKRISYLAGIRYKNATYVLRSLKQQQGGYNPTFYDGQAYVNAALGPKDNPERTSLGLLTTFAHNDFRFNPESGQATFSTSTNQFTRLFIAYDGRERMQYDTYQGGLNLRHNFSSNLQGELLGGAFISREFEYRDIEAAYSFAEINRDPNSDDFNQPVRQRDVGSRFDHSRNNLVARVATLEARGRWTPGAQHTVRWGVKAGREKIEDQLNEYSFVDSADFVPDYRRTRLVSDLNLASTRYQGYAQHTIELDSLKTLTYGVRANYWSVNGQLTVSPRVQYSFVTRRNPNLSFKLATGLYYQPPFYRELRDQSRGTQATPQAVVVQSAALNPELRAQRSLHVIAGNELRFRQWNRPFVFTSEVYYKHLTDVIPYDIDNVRLRYFAKNNAKAYAAGLDTRVSGEFVKGVESWFSLGVLTTRENIVGDSVTLYNAAGDTIGKAAQGFIRRPSDQRLNFGIFFQDQLPGNPSVKGYVNLVFGTGLPFSPPNLPEERGTTKLTRSYKRVDLGFSKVISLSNSTETRKPGHLESLWLGLEVLNVLAANNVAGYSYVQDINGRTYAVPNYLSRRVVNLRVIARF; this is encoded by the coding sequence ATGCAGCACTCGTACGTTTTCCAGACGACGCTGCGGGCCAGCCTGCTGAGTGCGGTGCTCCTGGTCGCCGCCGGGCCCACGGCCCGGGCCCAGCAAACCGCCCGCGTGCTGATTACCGGTACCATTACCGACGCCAGTGGCGCGCCGCTCGAGCAGGTAAGCCTGGGAATTGAAGGCCAGCCCGGCGGTACCAACACCGACGACAAGGGCCGGTTTGCCCTGAGCGTGGTGCGTCCGCTCGGGGGCAAGCAACCCACGCTGGTGGCGCGCCGCCTGGGTTACCAGGCCCAGCGCATCGTGCTGAACCTCTCGGAAACCCGGGAGCTGACCATTACCCTGGCCCTGGACACAAGGGCGCTGAAAAACGTAACCGTGCGGGCCCGCAACGACGAGGCCGACACCCGCGAGCAGGTCAGCGTCATTCGCCTCGACCCGCGGGCGGTGAAGGAGCTGCCCTCGGCCTTCGGCGACTTCAACAAGATTCTGACCACGCTGCCCGGGGTGGTAGCCAACAACGAGCTGACCAGCACCTACACCGTGCGCGGGGGCAACTACGACGAAAACCTGGTCTACGTCAACGGCATCGAGGTGTACCGCCCGTTTCTGGTGACTTCGGCCCAGCAGGAGGGCCTCAGCTTCGTGAACCCCGACCTGGTGGACCGTATCGAGTTTTCCTCCGGCGGCTGGCAGCCCAAGTACGGCGACCGGCTGTCCTCGGTACTCAGCATCGAGTACAAAAAGCCCCAGAAGTTCGGGGGCTCGGCCACGGCCAGCCTGGTGGGCGGCTCAATGCACGTGGAAGCCACTTCGCCCAACAAGCGCATCAGCTACCTGGCCGGCATCCGCTACAAGAACGCCACCTACGTGCTCCGGTCCCTGAAGCAGCAGCAGGGCGGCTACAACCCCACGTTCTACGACGGGCAGGCCTACGTCAACGCCGCGCTGGGGCCCAAAGACAACCCCGAGCGGACCAGCCTGGGCCTGCTGACGACCTTCGCCCACAACGACTTTCGCTTCAACCCGGAGTCGGGCCAGGCCACGTTCAGCACGTCCACCAACCAGTTTACCCGCCTGTTCATTGCCTACGACGGGCGGGAGCGGATGCAGTACGATACCTACCAGGGCGGCCTGAACCTGCGCCACAACTTCAGCAGCAATTTGCAGGGCGAGCTGCTGGGCGGGGCCTTTATTTCCCGCGAGTTTGAGTACCGCGACATCGAGGCTGCCTACAGCTTTGCCGAAATCAACCGGGACCCGAACTCCGACGACTTCAACCAGCCGGTGCGGCAGCGCGACGTGGGCTCGCGCTTCGACCACTCGCGCAACAACCTGGTGGCCCGGGTGGCCACGCTGGAGGCCCGGGGCCGCTGGACGCCCGGGGCGCAGCACACCGTGCGCTGGGGCGTGAAGGCCGGCCGGGAGAAAATCGAGGACCAACTCAACGAATACAGCTTCGTGGACTCGGCCGACTTCGTGCCCGACTACCGCCGCACCCGGCTGGTGTCCGACCTGAACCTGGCCAGCACCCGCTACCAGGGCTACGCCCAGCACACCATCGAGCTGGACTCGCTCAAGACCCTGACCTACGGCGTGCGGGCCAACTACTGGTCGGTGAACGGGCAGCTGACGGTGAGCCCGCGGGTGCAGTATTCGTTTGTCACGCGTCGCAACCCCAACCTGTCGTTTAAGCTGGCCACGGGCCTGTACTACCAGCCGCCGTTCTACCGCGAGCTGCGCGACCAGAGCCGCGGCACCCAGGCCACGCCCCAGGCGGTGGTGGTGCAGTCGGCGGCCCTGAACCCGGAGCTGCGGGCCCAACGCTCCCTGCACGTTATTGCCGGCAACGAGCTGCGCTTCCGCCAGTGGAACCGGCCGTTCGTATTCACCAGCGAGGTGTACTACAAGCACCTGACCGACGTGATTCCCTACGACATCGACAACGTGCGGCTGCGCTACTTCGCCAAGAACAACGCCAAGGCCTACGCCGCCGGCCTGGATACGCGCGTGAGCGGGGAGTTCGTGAAAGGCGTGGAGTCGTGGTTTAGCCTGGGTGTGCTGACCACCCGCGAAAACATCGTGGGCGACTCCGTCACGCTCTACAACGCCGCCGGCGACACCATCGGGAAGGCCGCCCAGGGCTTTATCCGCCGCCCTTCCGACCAGCGCCTGAACTTCGGCATCTTCTTCCAGGACCAGCTGCCGGGTAACCCCTCGGTGAAGGGCTACGTGAACCTGGTGTTCGGCACGGGCCTGCCGTTCAGCCCGCCCAACCTGCCCGAGGAGCGCGGCACCACCAAGCTCACCCGCAGCTACAAGCGCGTGGATCTGGGCTTCTCCAAGGTCATTTCGCTCAGCAACTCCACCGAAACCAGGAAGCCCGGGCACCTGGAAAGCCTGTGGCTGGGCCTGGAAGTCCTGAACGTGCTGGCGGCCAACAACGTGGCCGGCTACAGCTACGTGCAGGACATCAACGGCCGCACCTACGCCGTGCCCAACTACCTGTCCCGGCGCGTGGTCAACCTGCGCGTCATTGCCCGGTTTTAG
- the rpe gene encoding ribulose-phosphate 3-epimerase codes for MNPTRRIAPLLAPSLLAADFANLQAETQRLAPSAADWLHCDVMDGRFVPNISFGIPVLQAIHRHAQQPLDVHLMIEEPQHYLSAFRDAGAANITVHYEACPHLHRVVQQIKALGCRAGVALNPHTPVSVLEDIIADLDLVCIMSVNPGFGGQSFIPNTLRKVAALKELIVDYNSAALIEIDGGVSLQNAAALVEAGADVLVAGSFVFNSPDPVATLADMRQQLNALVEADAQPTR; via the coding sequence ATGAATCCGACCCGTCGTATTGCTCCCTTGCTGGCTCCGTCCCTGCTGGCCGCCGATTTTGCCAACCTCCAGGCTGAAACCCAGCGCCTGGCCCCCAGCGCCGCCGACTGGCTGCACTGTGACGTCATGGATGGCCGCTTCGTGCCCAACATCTCCTTTGGCATTCCGGTGCTGCAAGCCATTCACCGCCACGCCCAGCAGCCCCTGGACGTGCACCTGATGATAGAGGAGCCCCAGCATTACCTCTCGGCATTCCGCGACGCGGGGGCGGCCAACATTACCGTGCACTACGAAGCCTGCCCGCACCTGCACCGCGTGGTGCAGCAAATCAAGGCCCTGGGCTGCCGGGCCGGCGTGGCCCTGAACCCGCACACGCCCGTGAGCGTGCTGGAAGACATCATTGCCGACCTCGACCTGGTGTGCATCATGTCGGTGAATCCGGGCTTTGGCGGGCAGTCGTTTATTCCCAACACCCTGCGCAAGGTAGCGGCCCTGAAAGAGCTGATCGTGGACTACAACTCGGCGGCCCTGATTGAAATTGACGGCGGGGTGAGCCTGCAGAACGCCGCCGCCCTGGTTGAGGCCGGAGCCGACGTGCTGGTGGCCGGCAGCTTCGTGTTCAACTCGCCCGACCCGGTGGCTACGCTGGCCGACATGCGCCAGCAGCTCAATGCCCTGGTCGAAGCCGACGCGCAGCCCACCCGCTAA